TTATCAACCCTTTGTATTCTCAAATTCTCTTCGAGGCAGAAAATAAAGATGAAAAACATATAGCCAGTTGACAACGGCCCAATCAAGCATGTAGGAATGGcgattttattaaaaaaatcgatctctcactctctcttttATCAGTGGCAAGATTGATGATGACTCTTCGTTTGTGGCTAATTCTCTACAGCATTTGATGAGCTACGATCagcttattcaaaattgaaaaatgcTAATTGTCAAAAGCAGACATTTGGTAGCTTTTAAAAACAGCTTTTAGATTTTCTAAATATtaaaaaacaaattattttccaatttttttaatAGATTTTCCACATTAACttcttcaatttcaaaaaaGCTGCTTATATCTTTTCATAAGCTGTTGAGAACATGCCCTTAGTCCATCAGACAGACTTTCTACCTACCTATTAACAGGCTACTATGTCAAAAAGATCcaaaccattaaaaattttaaaagaatctACAATGACCTTGAATCAGGGTGGTGACGTTAGTCACTTAAAGCAATGATTAATTGCTGAACTTATTATGAAAATTACATGATTCCCACTTTCCCCTTTTGTGCAgatgaaagaaaagtaaacacaAACCTTCGGCATGAAGCTTGTATGACCACAATACTGAAAGATTGGACATACTCCAAAGGAACAGTTCAGGGTTTGATCCTTGGGATGCAGATACAAGATAGTCAGACTTTCCCACAAATGAGAGCTTTCTGATTGGCTGCGCAATGAAATAAATTCATATGAGAGAGCAAGATAACTCATATGGAGTAAAGCAACTAGGAATACAATAAAGAGTTTGGATGCCATTTTTGCAGAAATGCTTCCCTTCTTTTCCTTGGAACCGTTATTGCCCATTCCCCCAAAAGCCAATAAGCAGCTGCACCTTTCCATGTTACGTGCTGGTAAGAAATATAACGGGTTTCATCTATTGACCTTTTAGATCATAATCTCCCTATCTTGCCAAACAGGTCAAGGATAATAGCGGCAGAATGTCCCTTAATATCTCTAGGGAATTAAAAATTATGAGGACTTCTCTAAATTTCATGAAACAAACCAAACTGAGTGTTAAACAACTATGCTCAGATATTGATTGCAAATTCTGATTTTTGCAGGGCTATAGTACAAAATTGCCGGGAAAGCCATTGTCTTTCATCCTCATGAACGTGTACCTTCACAAACTTCAACAAAACTTATCCAATCCTCTTTTAGTAGCCAATCGTTCTAACAAAGTTTTGCCAAAAGAACAAGGCTATTAGCTAGTAATGCAGATGGTAATTAGTAAAGGTATTTTCAAGTAAACAATTTGAAGCAGCCTATGTTCTGGTGCATAAACCTATGAGACTATGACCCTACTTGAGATAAACACCAGGAGACAGACTTTTAAGCATTCAACATTGTCTATCAGTCCACAATTTCCACTTGGCAAATCCAATAGAGGTACCCCTTGGCAAGGAATGAGAACAGACCTCCAGATGGTTAACAAATCCAATCTCAGGCATGAAGGAACTAGAGTAGAAAGTAAGAAAAGTCAATTTGTTCAGAAACTCACTTCAATACTCTCTCCAATTACAGCCACAAGAAAATTCCTGTCAGGATCCCACAATGTAATGACATTTTCAGCAGCAACAGCAAGAACAGAACCATCCATAGAGAATGTTGCAGCTGTCATTGGCTTCTTTCTACAAGGGCAAAACTTCTTTTAAGTCTACTGGAGCATATTGTTGATTGATTAAAACACCAGAAAACATGAACAAAAAGACATGCCAACTCTTTAGAACCAttttaaagggaaaattaagcAGTGAGCATACTTGTAGGAACCAGCAGCATGGCATGTCCATCCATTACTCTGGGGCTTCTGGTCCTTCCCTGAGACTCCATAACCACATTTCCAAACCTGCAAATTCCAAAAACTTAACCAGGGCTTGCTAACAGAAAACTCTAATACAAGATATTACAAACCTTGAAATCAGCACCATATGAGGAGCTGACAGCCATTTGACGGGTAGGATGGAATGCAACATCTGAAACACCTGCATCCCTATAAAATGCAGCATTTAGCACAagtcacttaaaaaaaaaacttgttctCATTGTTTTAGAACAAAGTTGATCAGGGATTAAATATTGGATGTGTTAAGTGATTTATCATGCTATAGCAAAACTGTTCATGCACAGGTTGAAACCAAGAATTTCTACTTAGACAAGGACAAACCTGTGTGGTTCATATACAACAGTGGATAAGCTAAATTCTTTACTTTGAGAGCTACACTCCCAGAATTTTAAACTTACAAGGCCCCCTATTCCTTCTTCAGGAAGCCTAGTTTCAACAGTGCCCATGCTATAACCATCAGGGGAGAGGGCAACCAAATTCACAATCACctacaaaatacaaaataatgcaaaaatCGTTATGTGTTTCCAAGAGGTAAGATTGCATACTCAAATAAATGGAATTAGATATTCCTGAAGTAACTAAACTAGCCTAGACCAATGCAGACCCCAATCACAATAATTGTTGCTGCACATTGAAAGAATCTAAATCTGATTAAATAACCTTAAGCTGTAAATTTAATGAGTTAAGGATCTATAGATCATAGATCATTCTATAATTGTAACCTTCGCAGCAATAAATTGGCCCAGTGCAATAACCAATCATTCCATGATTGTTAGTTTACCTTTCCCTATTATAGATTTATATTAGTAAACCAAGAAGCCTTTGCTAACGTATCTAGTTAGTCACAACAGAAAGAAGAATCAGCTTATTCAAAGTTATGCATACCGTGATTTCCTCCCCCGGTTGATGGTTCCTTTCACAGACTTGAACCTGCAAAAGAGTAAAAGAAGATATCACAAATCCCCTGGTTGATGGTTGAAATGGAACCAAAAGAACAGAAAAGAGtattttccaacaaaataaatCCATTAAAGCAAAGCCACTATCATGTAGCCACAGAAAAAGCCAGAGCATTGGAATAAAATGGAAGAGGAACTACCTGAAAAAAAACTAGAGAGGTAGTAGTTTCAGAATGAACAACAGAAATTTGAGAATTGTAAGTGAAAGGCCAAGAAATTCTAGCGTAATCCACTTATCTCACTTGCAGAAACCAAATTACTAGGTCTAGCATTTGACTGAAGTTGGCATAGAGCTGACTCCAATCGGAACAAGATTACCTCAGAAATTTCACGGTCATCGAACAAGCTGTAAAATTGGATACGGTAATTCTCCGTACATATAGCAGCCAGACCATCAGAGTGATTAAAAGCAACCCCGCTGCATGAGCCCTCATTGAATTGCAAAACTGAACTGGGAGGCTGAAAGTTAAGCATATGAGTTCCCTTATGGCAGttatgcatgaaataatttgtGCTTCACCTTTACATTTCAGCTGAGTTAATCTCCTATGACTCAAGCGTGCAGACCCAATTGACTAAAGAGACATAAATAAAATGCCACATCTATGCAAATTTACCAACCTTGATGCCAGAAATAGATCTCGAGATAACCATTGAAGGCATTTTCAGCAGATGAATGAGATTATCTGCACAGGATACCTGAACAAACCATATGAGTAAAAGCTAATGCAATTGAACCACATCCCAAGAGCTAAACAGCTCCACTTACAGAAGATAGGGAAGGATCCAAAGAATTTGTGAAATACAGAAGTGGAGACCCAATACGTGGAAGAAACTTTCTCTTCCCTGTGTCCAACTGCCAAAGTACAAGGACTCCTTCTTTCCCACCTGTCACAAAATGGAAGAGTTCAATTTGGTAATATAAATCGCTCAATAAAAATAACAGGACTAAAGAATGACCAATCCTAAGGAATTCCAAATACCTGAGAACAAGTAGGCACCATCAGCAGAGAAAAGTAAGACGTTTACTTCAGCAGAATGCCAATGCCATGTGGTGCAAGAATCAGCATCATCATCCTGCCTCACTCCCGGCTTTTCCTCTGCATCTCCATGTGATGCACCATTTACCAAGTTATTATCACCACCAGAAAATGTCTTTTCCCCAACACCTCTCCATACTAAGATTCTCCCAGTACCATCACCAGCAGCTACAATTCTCTCTGTTGGATGAAAAGCTAGAGTGGTGAAGGTTTTTGTATGATGCAATCTCATTTTCTTGAAGGCAACATGATTAGCATCTCTTGCTGGGATTTCCCATATTCGAAGTTTGTGCTTTTCACAAATTCCAATGTAGTTTCCAAACGGACTAATGGTTATAATCTGGGGTTTTAAAGTCTGCAACAGCATACAGAGTTCATTCAATCACATGAAAGCCGCCAGTGAGAAAATAGTGAAAACCTCTAACAAAAAGTAGAAAGGAATCTGACCTCAGCTAAAGTGAATTTATCTAAAAAACGAGACTGAGTTAAATTACACTTGCGAATCTGCCAGAATGCGGAGGCATTCCGATGTCCTTGCTTTTTCACCTCCTCGGTGCATAGATAAGCAAAGAGATGAGATGGCTGCTCACCATGATCAGCCGGTTTACGTAATAAACCAGGAACCACCTGGAAACAAAGACGCAAAGATGCTATGCTTATCCACGACAAAGAAATGTTCAAACTCGACAAACGTGCAACCaacaaaaattcaaactttataCTCCAGAAGAAGCAGAATGGCAGAAAACAGCTGAAACACCCAATAAATAAGTATTGAAGAAATGTATCAGATTACCATGGAGTGAATTGGGACGCGTATATTGATAGTCTTCATCAATTCGGGAGCGGAAAAATCCCAGTACCTAATGGTACCATCAAGCGAAGCCGTCCAACAATAAGCTAATATCTTATTGGCCGGCGAAGTTGGTGGCACCACTACCACCGATGTCACTAGTGCGGTGTGACCTTCAAGTTCATTTATCTACAGAATTGTAacgaaggaaaataaaaaattacaagCATTATTTACAACATATGTGTGTGcgtatgtgtgtatatattgaGGGAAGGTAATTAATTACGAGTAAGCCAGTGCAGGCGCTGAAGATAGAGACGGTGTTGCCGGTGCAGACGAGGAGTTTGTTAGTGTCGTTTGAGAATGCCGGCGGCGACGAAGTATAGCTTTTTCCTCCTACCTTAATCATCTTCCCTTTTACAGACAACAGGCTACTACTATCTAAATCTTAATCGTCGCCCCAGTTAAGAATTTGACGGCTTTGGACTTTGAGGTGCAACGGAATAGCCAACCCAGGAAAAGGATTCTAATTCACTTTTCTGTCAAAATAAACCCCTCATTCCTTAAACCCTACACAGCACATCCAACGGGATGCTCGTACGACTGcggtttcttgattttatttttatttatttattattattacttctttttttttttttgtgtcctATTTTGATGGACCGGGTCATATTAGGTTGAGGTGTGTGGGACAACTCACCTTTCATTCCAAGTACTTGGGCCTATCCTAGGACCAGACCATGTTATGGCAACACGCTATTAGTGAGTAGCATTGTGCGGTCCAAGAGGACGTAGAGTGGTTTGATATTGGATTTACAGCCCAACAAGGAGGagggaaaaacaaaaactaCGCTAGCCTTCTCTCTGTGTATGTTTCtgagtaaataaattttatacaGACggataatgtatatattatcaccGTTTGATTATAACATGatgataaaaattgaattttaattaAGGATAAATTACATAGAACTTCCTTTCAGTTTCTCTTACAACCACATGACCCCCTATCATTTTAAAATAACTGCATCATATCCTTATAATTTCATATAAAGTGAAAATACACAGAATTTAAGATAACTAATGTAGATTGTCTCTCACGTGAGTCTAATCCTTCAAAAATccccatttattttttaaaaatgagattttttttctccTAAATTACCCATATTTGAACATTTTTCCCACGCTAAtaatttctcccttttttttccaCGTGAGTATACTTCTTTATCCTCTACTTCTCTCTCTGTCTTTTTCTCGTTTCTACAACACTATGCTTGCCGCCACCACCAACTCCCTGCTCTCCACTGCCATATTGATCTCCATACATTCCATCATTCAAACCACATCTTCTACTAGGCTTCCGCTTCTAATTCCCCAATTTAAAccaatatttcttcttttttctttctttgtttttgcaCAAAATCTGGTGATGCCCCAAGTTCTAACTTAAGTTGAAACCAAGAAGTTGATGCTTCgtacttcttatttttcttgcattgatGCGATATAGTGAGCAAGTTAACGAGTTATGTAAACACTTGTGGAAAGATGAAAATGTCaagttcttcttttttttttcctccaattgATGCTATTAgtcatattcaattccgtcCATTTTTCACGTTCTATAAAACCGCAAAGGCACTATGTAGTCATGGTAAAATAATGGGGTCCATATGGTCATAAGAGAAACTACAGGGGATTATATGTAATTTACCCTTTAATTAATTATTCCCTCAAAGACACGTCCCTTCCCAAAGAAGGAGatgctagagagagagagagagtttttaaaaataaataaataaaatgaatgaacaACCGACTCAGGTAACTGATTTGGCTGCGAACAGTGGGAAAAGACCCGCATGTATTGCCAGAAGGCCTGAaccattttttttgaattgattAAGAAACGAAGCAAATTGCTgggaaggagagaagaagatgCTAAGAGAATGAGACGGTCGAAGCAAGCGGTGGTGGGTGTCAGCAGTCGCGTGTCAACGCTCCATCAACGCCTTTATGATGCACTCAATCTCGGTCACTTCGTTAGGTAATTACTACTCTTTTTTTTCAGCTATTCTAAATCTTTAAGAACGCTGAATAATCTAAGGCCGTCTAGTTTTGTTGAATCAGCTTTGCCTCCCCCAAACAATTGGACTAAAACTCGTTTTCCTGGGATTTTTTGGGAGCTTTCATGATTCCCTCTATAGTGATGGATAAGCGAGCTCAATTTTGTTCGTTCCTAGTCTTCCAACTTTGCTCCTTTTAAATGCAGATGGGGTGATGATAAACGACAAAAATGGCATTGCACGGATATTGAAACTCAGAAGCTTGTCCTCCGTGCAATCGATGCGTTTCTTGATTGCGTATCCAGCGAGTCTTTGTCCCAACATCCTCTTGTAAAGGTGAGCATCAGTGACCTTGTTCCCACTAATTATTCTTTGTTCCGACCATTTCCATTTTTAGAGCAACCTTCTATTGTGACACTCATTATAATGTCAGCTTCCCTGTTATTGTTATCCAACCAACTAGTGTAACTCCCCTAACAAAGACAAATGAACAAGTTGTTGACGAACATCGTCTGATCAAGTTTCAAGTTGGTCACAGGGTTTctttttactaaaccaagaaagggaaaggggaaaaaaaaaaagagaattactTTACGTGAAAATTAGCTCATTTAAGCTCGGAAATGAGGCTTGGATTATATACTGCCTGAATTGTGAAGAAAATTGATGAATTTTATCGTTCAACTCCCTTGGCTGGTCTCAATGGCATGGGACAAATACCCGTTATCTGGAATGCTGAGAAGATCCGAATCTTAACTGGACGGAAATCCTGCATTCACCATAAATCTAAAGAACTAGGTAGGATTGTCTATTTGTTGATTAATTCCTTCCAGCTTTTGATAGCTGCGAGTCTGAGAAACTCAGTTGATCAAATCTCAGGGATTTGCTACTCAACTTTTATTGAAGTTCAATTTATCAGAAAAGTTGAATTCCTTCATCATAATTCTTAGATGGATGCATAAAGTGTCTTGCTCGTAATTTGTAGTACATCAACTCTTTGTACACTTGCATCTTATTATAGTTGTTTGACACTTCGTGCCTTCTATGTTTGGCCTTTTGCCTTTATCCTTCTTCAGGAGTCAGTTGATGATATTGTTGGAGCTTTGGGAAGCATTCTGGAATTAAAAAGTGAATCCCTACTGAAAATGGCCTCAGACGTGGCTGCAAAGATGGTCAAACTTTTACCAAGTTCGGTGCTGCAAGCACATGTTCCCCATCTAGTACACCACTTATTATCATTGTTATCTAACCGACAGTTACATGTGTCCATTTCATGTGCAACTGCCTTGAATTGCATTTTATACAATCTGAGTACTAAAAGAGAGAAGGAAGTTGGGGAGATCTTGAAAGAAGGAAATACAGTTTTTGTTCTTGTAATGAATGTGAAGGATTTTTCTGTTGGTGATAAACCAACCGCGTACTTTCACGAAATGGCTCTTCTATTGAGTAGAATCTTATGGCGTTGGCCACCTTCTAGGTTCTGTGTGTGGAgtgattcaaaatttttggatgtgTTAGAAATTCACAAACTCAATCCTGAAAGCTCCTTGAAAGCTGCGCTCTTGCAGTTATATTCTAGTTTAGGTATTTTATTTTCTGTCcaagttgcaaaaatttgtCTAGTCCGCTACTATGGAGACACTAATCTTAATTTAAATGCCAGCTCTATGTGGTAATGGGGCTAAGAAGCTCCTAGAAAACAGAAAAAGCCTTCTAAATTTAATGGTGGAGAGCATGAGCAGCCCAGATACTCATTCAGTCCAGATGGATGGATTCAGACTTGCCCAATGTCTAATGGTAGGTATTCTTGTTGTGATTCTTTTGGCTGCTTCTTTTGCAAGTATTTACATCTGAATATGGCCATGTCATTTGTTCATTTAGACTTAAATTCTTATGTACCATTAATTGTTTAGATAAATGAAGGACCATGTCAAGAAGTGGTGAAAATGTGTGGTGAACATGTAGTTAAAGCCATAGTTACTGGAATGAATAGCAGTTGTTTAAGTTCTGGAAAGCTTCCAAAAGATCAGATGTCATTGGCAGTGGAAGCTTGTCGTTTGGCTCTGATCACTCGTTGGGTGGGGAATCATCACAGTTACTTTTGGAAAGCTGGAGTTGGTAGAGCTCTACTTGGTCTTCTTCTAACCGATTTTTGGAGAATTCACCAATCTCTGCATGGTGTGCCACTGCAAGAACAGTTACTGATATTGCAAGAGGCTCTCAATGAAAGTTCTCTTCCTTCACTGAGACCATACATTTGGGATATTCTAGGAGGGCTTGTAGCAAATAGTGCAGAAGATTTCGCCCCCGTGGTGCATGAAGATATACTTGAACTCAAAGCCCTAATTGCATGTGCATGGTAATACTGCTTTATGATGTTATCTAGCTTTGCATAGCTTAGCTTCATTTTCCAAGTTAGCATTATTTCTTATCTTTCCTTCTCTTGTTATTTGATATGTTAAAGGTTCTATCTTTTTCTGTGAGTGTGACGTTGTTCTGTTTTTTTGACCAATCCACTACTGTCTTCTTTCTCCCATTTATTGGCAGCCTTGCCTTTACAGAATCTATAAATATGGCACGACAGATCTCTCAAAGCAAAATCACCAACACAATTGGGAGTGAATCAGCCTCAAGAGCAGTTCTGATGATGGTTTATTCCCCTTGCAAGTATATTGCCTCCCAAGCCAGGTTCATTCTATCTGAAGTATTGAACCTGGATGGCAAGAACTACATTGAGTACTTGGTGAATACCCTGAATGCTACATCCTGCAGAAATAAGGTTCTAAGACCAGGTAACTTTCAAGTTGTCATTAGCTTGATAAGTTTGGCTTGTTACGCTAGTCTGCCAAGATATGGGAAGATGGTTATTGATCATCAAGGGATGCAGAGTCTGTTGATCTTTGTGAAGTGTTGGTTAAGCAACCCAGTATACATAAAAAGGTCAAATTTGGCACCTCATCTCCACAATTCTTACAGTGAAAGAGTTTGTTGCCATCCTTGTGTGGAAGATTGGGAAGGTAAAGACATGCAATTGCTTTTTAGTCTGTGGGCCTTGGCTGGATTGGTACACAAGTTTGCCTCTCATGCTGGTTTCTTAAAAGTTAAACTGGAGTTTGACGAATCCCAGATAGTTAGGGAACTTGAGGAGATCTGCATTAATCATTCTACTCCTGGACCAAGATGGTATGCTGCTTATATTCTTAGTCATTTTGGGATATATGGCTTCCCCAACAAATGTGGAAAAAGAATTTGGAAAGCATTCTTGGACAATGAACTTGCTGATTTAGAACTCATTCTAAGTGACCAATCTTCGTTGTG
The DNA window shown above is from Coffea arabica cultivar ET-39 chromosome 5e, Coffea Arabica ET-39 HiFi, whole genome shotgun sequence and carries:
- the LOC113688634 gene encoding uncharacterized protein isoform X1; amino-acid sequence: MIKVGGKSYTSSPPAFSNDTNKLLVCTGNTVSIFSACTGLLINELEGHTALVTSVVVVPPTSPANKILAYCWTASLDGTIRYWDFSAPELMKTINIRVPIHSMVVPGLLRKPADHGEQPSHLFAYLCTEEVKKQGHRNASAFWQIRKCNLTQSRFLDKFTLAETLKPQIITISPFGNYIGICEKHKLRIWEIPARDANHVAFKKMRLHHTKTFTTLAFHPTERIVAAGDGTGRILVWRGVGEKTFSGGDNNLVNGASHGDAEEKPGVRQDDDADSCTTWHWHSAEVNVLLFSADGAYLFSGGKEGVLVLWQLDTGKRKFLPRIGSPLLYFTNSLDPSLSSVSCADNLIHLLKMPSMVISRSISGIKPPSSVLQFNEGSCSGVAFNHSDGLAAICTENYRIQFYSLFDDREISEVQVCERNHQPGEEITVIVNLVALSPDGYSMGTVETRLPEEGIGGLVSLKFWECSSQSKEFSLSTVVYEPHRDAGVSDVAFHPTRQMAVSSSYGADFKVWKCGYGVSGKDQKPQSNGWTCHAAGSYKKKPMTAATFSMDGSVLAVAAENVITLWDPDRNFLVAVIGESIEPIRKLSFVGKSDYLVSASQGSNPELFLWSMSNLSVLWSYKLHAEAVSCATDGSSFAVLAHLPTSSKSTECLYRSTHGVDGVILLFPVDKAIPISTWFVQKAQGGSLAFIDASSRLEDGNAGRKSVEVLTYINGAHEYVLLDPFGESAPIRCTSQPESLVDFGETAGRYGYTSIYGKLPEFNIERERSASIATAASERSWEMILDGPSHNLPPFTTLCSAFLESLLERRTATVE
- the LOC113688634 gene encoding uncharacterized protein isoform X2, translating into MIKVGGKSYTSSPPAFSNDTNKLLVCTGNTVSIFSACTGLLINELEGHTALVTSVVVVPPTSPANKILAYCWTASLDGTIRYWDFSAPELMKTINIRVPIHSMVVPGLLRKPADHGEQPSHLFAYLCTEEVKKQGHRNASAFWQIRKCNLTQSRFLDKFTLAETLKPQIITISPFGNYIGICEKHKLRIWEIPARDANHVAFKKMRLHHTKTFTTLAFHPTERIVAAGDGTGRILVWRGVGEKTFSGGDNNLVNGASHGDAEEKPGVRQDDDADSCTTWHWHSAEVNVLLFSADGAYLFSGGKEGVLVLWQLDTGKRKFLPRIGSPLLYFTNSLDPSLSSVSCADNLIHLLKMPSMVISRSISGIKPPSSVLQFNEGSCSGVAFNHSDGLAAICTENYRIQFYSLFDDREISEVQVCERNHQPGEEITVIVNLVALSPDGYSMGTVETRLPEEGIGGLVSLKFWECSSQSKEFSLSTVVYEPHRDAGVSDVAFHPTRQMAVSSSYGADFKVWKCGYGVSGKDQKPQSNGWTCHAAGSYKKKPMTAATFSMDGSVLAVAAENVITLWDPDRNFLVAVIGESIEPIRKLSFVGKSDYLVSASQGSNPELFLWSMSNLSVLWSYKLHAEAVSCATDGSSFAVLAHLPTSSKSTECLYRSTHGVDGVILLFPVDKAIPISTWFVQKAQGGSLAFIDASSRLEDGNAGRKSVEVLTYINGAHEYVLLDPFGESAPIRCTSQPESLVDFGETGRYGYTSIYGKLPEFNIERERSASIATAASERSWEMILDGPSHNLPPFTTLCSAFLESLLERRTATVE
- the LOC113688634 gene encoding uncharacterized protein isoform X3, producing MPPHSGRFASTLKPQIITISPFGNYIGICEKHKLRIWEIPARDANHVAFKKMRLHHTKTFTTLAFHPTERIVAAGDGTGRILVWRGVGEKTFSGGDNNLVNGASHGDAEEKPGVRQDDDADSCTTWHWHSAEVNVLLFSADGAYLFSGGKEGVLVLWQLDTGKRKFLPRIGSPLLYFTNSLDPSLSSVSCADNLIHLLKMPSMVISRSISGIKPPSSVLQFNEGSCSGVAFNHSDGLAAICTENYRIQFYSLFDDREISEVQVCERNHQPGEEITVIVNLVALSPDGYSMGTVETRLPEEGIGGLVSLKFWECSSQSKEFSLSTVVYEPHRDAGVSDVAFHPTRQMAVSSSYGADFKVWKCGYGVSGKDQKPQSNGWTCHAAGSYKKKPMTAATFSMDGSVLAVAAENVITLWDPDRNFLVAVIGESIEPIRKLSFVGKSDYLVSASQGSNPELFLWSMSNLSVLWSYKLHAEAVSCATDGSSFAVLAHLPTSSKSTECLYRSTHGVDGVILLFPVDKAIPISTWFVQKAQGGSLAFIDASSRLEDGNAGRKSVEVLTYINGAHEYVLLDPFGESAPIRCTSQPESLVDFGETAGRYGYTSIYGKLPEFNIERERSASIATAASERSWEMILDGPSHNLPPFTTLCSAFLESLLERRTATVE
- the LOC113743219 gene encoding BTB/POZ domain-containing protein At1g04390-like isoform X1, translated to MRRSKQAVVGVSSRVSTLHQRLYDALNLGHFVRWGDDKRQKWHCTDIETQKLVLRAIDAFLDCVSSESLSQHPLVKESVDDIVGALGSILELKSESLLKMASDVAAKMVKLLPSSVLQAHVPHLVHHLLSLLSNRQLHVSISCATALNCILYNLSTKREKEVGEILKEGNTVFVLVMNVKDFSVGDKPTAYFHEMALLLSRILWRWPPSRFCVWSDSKFLDVLEIHKLNPESSLKAALLQLYSSLALCGNGAKKLLENRKSLLNLMVESMSSPDTHSVQMDGFRLAQCLMINEGPCQEVVKMCGEHVVKAIVTGMNSSCLSSGKLPKDQMSLAVEACRLALITRWVGNHHSYFWKAGVGRALLGLLLTDFWRIHQSLHGVPLQEQLLILQEALNESSLPSLRPYIWDILGGLVANSAEDFAPVVHEDILELKALIACACLAFTESINMARQISQSKITNTIGSESASRAVLMMVYSPCKYIASQARFILSEVLNLDGKNYIEYLVNTLNATSCRNKVLRPGNFQVVISLISLACYASLPRYGKMVIDHQGMQSLLIFVKCWLSNPVYIKRSNLAPHLHNSYSERVCCHPCVEDWEGKDMQLLFSLWALAGLVHKFASHAGFLKVKLEFDESQIVRELEEICINHSTPGPRWYAAYILSHFGIYGFPNKCGKRIWKAFLDNELADLELILSDQSSLCVNEVILSVRCPNLLPVQGPKLKEKSSTGPFLEQQMETHRGSKVEVRLSAHVDHQALVKLLQYVYMGYLQAGEDVLKNLKILAKHCDLQPLLHMLHRRNPRYGAPIPTFDLTSALGPVGHCSSDVLLEPNTIQLLNWRCSFCSAPNPHFHVHKVILFSSCDYLRALFQSGMQESNSETIKVPVSWNSLIKLVSWLYSDELLKPSFDCLWDNLAVDQRLNELQLYVELCWLAEFWLLEDLHEQCFRVVSSGLETDRYLSVKLIQLAANFAQWKLAEIAATYAAPLYHQLRNSGDLDQLEESFIEMVRAASVQLSKEDINN
- the LOC113743219 gene encoding BTB/POZ domain-containing protein At1g04390-like isoform X3, with translation MRRSKQAVVGVSSRVSTLHQRLYDALNLGHFVRWGDDKRQKWHCTDIETQKLVLRAIDAFLDCVSSESLSQHPLVKESVDDIVGALGSILELKSESLLKMASDVAAKMVKLLPSSVLQAHVPHLVHHLLSLLSNRQLHVSISCATALNCILYNLSTKREKEVGEILKEGNTVFVLVMNVKDFSVGDKPTAYFHEMALLLSRILWRWPPSRFCVWSDSKFLDVLEIHKLNPESSLKAALLQLYSSLALCGNGAKKLLENRKSLLNLMVESMSSPDTHSVQMDGFRLAQCLMINEGPCQEVVKMCGEHVVKAIVTGMNSSCLSSGKLPKDQMSLAVEACRLALITRWVGNHHSYFWKAGVGRALLGLLLTDFWRIHQSLHGVPLQEQLLILQEALNESSLPSLRPYIWDILGGLVANSAEDFAPVVHEDILELKALIACACLAFTESINMARQISQSKITNTIGSESASRAVLMMVYSPCKYIASQARFILSEVLNLDGKNYIEYLVNTLNATSCRNKVLRPGNFQVVISLISLACYASLPRYGKMVIDHQGMQSLLIFVKCWLSNPVYIKRSNLAPHLHNSYSERVCCHPCVEDWEGKDMQLLFSLWALAGLVHKFASHAGFLKVKLEFDESQIVRELEEICINHSTPGPRWYAAYILSHFGIYGFPNKCGKRIWKAFLDNELADLELILSDQSSLCVNEVILSVRCPNLLPVQGPKLKEKSSTGPFLEQQMETHRGSKVEVRLSAHVDHQALVKLLQYVYMGYLQAGEDVLKNLKILAKHCDLQPLLHMLHRRNPRYGAPIPTFDLTSALGPVGHCSSDVLLEPNTIQLLNWRCSFCSAPNPHFHVHKVILFSSCDYLRALFQSGMQERYFDQFRNHQSTG
- the LOC113743219 gene encoding BTB/POZ domain-containing protein At1g04390-like isoform X2, encoding MASDVAAKMVKLLPSSVLQAHVPHLVHHLLSLLSNRQLHVSISCATALNCILYNLSTKREKEVGEILKEGNTVFVLVMNVKDFSVGDKPTAYFHEMALLLSRILWRWPPSRFCVWSDSKFLDVLEIHKLNPESSLKAALLQLYSSLALCGNGAKKLLENRKSLLNLMVESMSSPDTHSVQMDGFRLAQCLMINEGPCQEVVKMCGEHVVKAIVTGMNSSCLSSGKLPKDQMSLAVEACRLALITRWVGNHHSYFWKAGVGRALLGLLLTDFWRIHQSLHGVPLQEQLLILQEALNESSLPSLRPYIWDILGGLVANSAEDFAPVVHEDILELKALIACACLAFTESINMARQISQSKITNTIGSESASRAVLMMVYSPCKYIASQARFILSEVLNLDGKNYIEYLVNTLNATSCRNKVLRPGNFQVVISLISLACYASLPRYGKMVIDHQGMQSLLIFVKCWLSNPVYIKRSNLAPHLHNSYSERVCCHPCVEDWEGKDMQLLFSLWALAGLVHKFASHAGFLKVKLEFDESQIVRELEEICINHSTPGPRWYAAYILSHFGIYGFPNKCGKRIWKAFLDNELADLELILSDQSSLCVNEVILSVRCPNLLPVQGPKLKEKSSTGPFLEQQMETHRGSKVEVRLSAHVDHQALVKLLQYVYMGYLQAGEDVLKNLKILAKHCDLQPLLHMLHRRNPRYGAPIPTFDLTSALGPVGHCSSDVLLEPNTIQLLNWRCSFCSAPNPHFHVHKVILFSSCDYLRALFQSGMQESNSETIKVPVSWNSLIKLVSWLYSDELLKPSFDCLWDNLAVDQRLNELQLYVELCWLAEFWLLEDLHEQCFRVVSSGLETDRYLSVKLIQLAANFAQWKLAEIAATYAAPLYHQLRNSGDLDQLEESFIEMVRAASVQLSKEDINN